The genomic stretch CCGAGCCCGAGGCGGAAGCGGGCAGGAGAAAACGGGTATCCGGGTTCGCAGAGTCCACCAGATCGATGTTGCGAGTGCCGCCCGCTATTAAGACCGTGCGCACGGTCCGATCGCCGACGATCATGTCGTGGGCCAACCGCAGGGCCTGGATCGAGGTAACCCCTTGCCCTACGAGGTCGAACGCCCAGGCGTTTTTGCAGCCCACCTCTTCCTGCAGCCGGATCGAAGCGGTTTGCGCGATGTAGTCCTTGTACTCTTCTCCGGCCCAAAGCACGAGGTCCACCTCTTCCGGGGTGACCTTTCCGGCCCGCTCGAAGGCCTGCACCGCCGCCTTCTTGGCCATGGGAACCGGATGATCGCTGTGGGACGGCGCATATCTGAGTTCGATGCCCAGAGCAAGGCATTCCTCAACGCTCATCCCGGCCCGTGCGGCCACGGCTTCCGCCGTCTCGTAATGCTCGGGAAGGTAGAGTCCGTAGCTTACAAGACCCATCTCCGTTTCCATCGGCCTGTCGTCGGAATTACTGATGGTCCGCTCCTCCGTGTTGCTCTTTGAGGATGAATTTCTGCACCTTGCCGGAGACCGGCGTGCGCGGCAGACGGTCCACCACGGCCAGGTATTTGGGAATCTTATATTTTCCCATACGGGATTTGAGGAATTCCGCCAGCTCCTCCAGCGTGAGCCTCGACTGGGGCTTCAGCTCGACAACGGCTTTTCCCACCTCACCCCATTTCGCGTCGGGCACACCGATAACAGCCGCCCCTGCCACGCTGGGATGCGTCTCGATGATGCGTTCGATTTCCGCGGGATAGATGTTGGCGCCTCCGGAAATGATCATGTCCTTGAGGCGACCCACAATTGAAAGATGACCGTCTTCATCGATTTTGGCCAGATCTCCGGTGTGAAACCACCCATCCACTATGCTCTCCGATGTGGCTTTCGGTTTGTTCCAGTATCCCGCGCATACATGAGGCCCCCGGATGAGCAGCTCTCCGTCGGAGCCGGTGGGAACCTCTCCGCTCTGGGCGTCGATCAATTTCACGTCCACAAACGGCATGGGGTGCCCCACGGTCCCCGGCTTGCCGTTGGCCAGGAAATTGTTGGGCCCTACCTCTGTCAAGCCGTACCCTTCCCACAAATGGATGGATTTTCGCGTCTTGAAGATTTCGAATAGGTCCCGGCCGAGGGGTGCGCCTCCGGAAACCATGAATCGGACCCTCGAGAAATCGACGGCATCGAATTTGGGAGAATCGATGAGCATGCGGTACATCGTGGGCACGCCGAAAAACAGGGTGACGCCCTCATTCTGGATGAGGTCCAGGATCAGGTCCGGGTCGAAGCTCTTCACCAGGATGTTCACGCCTCTGCTCAAAAAGATGGGCAGTGTGAACACGTTCCATCCTGCGGTGTAAAACATGCCCGCGTGCAGGATGGTGCTGTCCTCGGAGCGCATGTCCCACCCCAGGATGGTGTTCATGGCGTTCCACATCATCATTCCGTGCGTCAGTATAACCCCTTTGGGCAGGCCCGTGGTGCCGGAAGTGTAGATCATCAGATGCGGATCTCCCTCCCGAATCGGGGCATCGGGTGGAGGATCGGTGGAAAGCTGCGTCCACTTTACCGGCAGAGAGCCGCCCGCCGCACTATCGTCGTCGTAGCAGACATAGTGGGAAACGGCGAGCTTGGGCTTGAGCGCCCGGACAACGTCCTGATGGTCCCGGTCGAAGAAGAGGGCTTTGGGAACGGCATCCTCGAAATAATAGAGAAATTCGTCCTCGGCCAGACGGAAATTCAGGGGAACGAGGATGCCTCCCAGTCTTCCCAGCGCGAAAAAAAGCGTAATGACTTCCACCCGGTTGTACGAGAGTGAAGCCACCCTGTCTCCAAAACCGACGCCCAGCTCGAACTTCAGGAAGTTGGCCATGCGGTGGACATCTTCGGCCAGTTCGCCATAGGAATAACGACGTCCGTTGATCGCATCCACAAGCGCTTCCTTGTCCGGGAAAGCGCGTCCCCATCTGCCGATATAGTCACCGAAAATCATCCTCTTGTACTCCTGACTAATGCTTGCGCTGTCCCCATCGCATAACGAGCACGTCCCATGCGTACCCGATCCCGGCCGAGATCATGAGGACCACGTCGCCATCCTGTATCAGGCCTTCTTCGACAGCCAGTTCGAGGGACAATATCTGATCGTTCTGGCCGTGGTGGCCGAATTCCGCTAGGTAGCGGGTCTGGTGGGGCTCGAGCCCCAATTCGTTCATCAGGAAATCGTGCGCGCTTCGTTTCATGAGAAGGGTGGCCAGATAACCCACGTCTTTGCGCGTATACCCGCTCTTGGCCAGAGCCTTGTCGATGCAAAGCAGCCAGTTGCTCAGGCTCAGCCGTTCAAGGCGGTCCTTCATGCCCACCGGGTCCATGACATCCAGATACTGTTGTCCCTGCTGCAAGCCCTCGGCTGTCAGCGGCGCTACGGACCCGCCCTGGGGGACGTACACGTCGTAGGCGAACGACCCGTCGCTCATAAAATGTCCTTCCAGGATTTCGTTCTTCGGGCAATCGCGCTGTACGACGCAGGCGGCGCCTCCCGCGGCCAGGAAATACATCCAGCGGACCCTGGAATTGGCATAGTCGATCAGATCCGAATTGCGGTACCCGGTGGCGATCAATATATTGACGATGCGGCCATCGCCCCGGATCATCTCCCGAGCCGTCTTGAGCGCCGCCATGGTGGTCCCGCAACGCTGCTGCATGTCAAAAGACCATGCGTCATTGATGCCCAATTCCTTTTGCAGTTTCGGACCCACGGGCCAGTTACGGTATTCCTTGACCTCTTCACCGCTCCAGATCACCAGATCGATGTCGTCCGGACTCAGTCCCGAGTAATAGAGCGCCTTTCGGGCCGCCTTGAGGCCCATGGCCACGGTCCCGTCTCCCGGCCCCGGAACGTTCTTTTGGCGCCATCCCAGTTTGCCGCGGATGATGTCCGCCGGAGTATCGCTCCGGGAAGCAATGTATTCGGCATCGTGATAGGCCCTCGGCACATACGCGGCGAAACTGAGTATGCCCGCCGAGGCATTGGGGTTCGGCATTTCTCGCTACTCCTTCCGCTACAAGGCGCGGCGCCGCGCCAGCATCTCCCTCGCCGTGCCGAGGATCCCTCTCGGAAAAAAGAACACCACCAGCACAAACAGAATGCCGAAGTAGAGCACCCAGCGTTCGGCCAAACGATGAATCATTTCGACTTGAGGAAAAACGGCCTTGGCGATTTTTTGCAGCTCCGGAAGGTACGTCTGGGTAATCTCGATGAACGCCGAACCGATCACGCTTCCATACAGGGTGCCCAATCCACCGATAATGACCATGAGCAATATGTTGAGCATGATGGGTGTGGCGAGCACGGATTCCGGATTCACGTACCCCAACCACATGGCGAACATGACCCCTCCCATGGAGGCCACACTCGAACTCAATATAATGGAAAGTATCTGATAGCGGAACGTCTTGTAGCCCAGCGCAATGGAACGCTGTTCGTTGTCCCGGACGGACTGGAGGACTCGGCCCACCGGGGATTCCACGAACTGCACAAGCCCCCGGAACAGGAGCACGGAAACCACCAATATGAAATAGTACGTCATCAGCCGGCCGTTCACTTCCGCTCCGAGGAACGTGCCCGCGGACCAGTCCACTTTGAAAATGCCCGGCATCTTGAACGAAACGCCGTCTTCGGCCAAGGTGAAATCGTACCACTGGACGGCGAGGATATGGGCGAATTCCGACAGCGCCAGGGTCATCATGGCGAAAAAAATCGCTTTGACCCGCAGCGAAAAAAAAGCAATGAGCACGGCCAATACCGAGCTGATGGCCGTCGCAACCACAAAAGCCAGCGGAATGTGATACCAGTGAGGCGCACCCGAGTGGTAAACGATCAGGGCGAGAGAATAGGATCCAATCCCGAAAAACATGGCGTGGGCCAGGGAAAGGCTCCCTGTATAGCCGAGGATTACGTCGTAGGAAGCCACCACAACGGCAAAAATGACGATTTTGGCCACCGTGTCCATGATCCGAAACGAGGGAAACACAAACGGCGTGATCAGCAACGCGGACAGAAGAAGAAGCTGAACGAGGAAAGAAGGACGCCTGTAGCGTGTTTCGTGCTCCTTAACCCTTTCTCGTTGCACCGGTGTCAAGTCGGCAGTCATCATCCGCTCCCTGCTTAATCCCGGCCCAGCAGGCCCTTGGGCCGAATGAGCAGAATGGTGGCCATGATCATGATATTCACTCCCAAAGCGAGTTTAGGAAACAGGAACGCCACATAATTAAAGGCCAATCCGACCATCATCGCGCCCAGAAAGCTGCCCGTCACGGACCCCAGGCCTCCGATGATGACGATAATCAGAGCGAAAATGAGGTTTTCATCTCCCATGCCCGGATACACCTGCTGGCTGAACACGGCCCACATGGCGCCTCCGATGGCGGCAAGGGCGGCTCCCGCGGCGAATACACCCGCGAATATGCGATTGATATTATATCCGATGGCCTGAACGATCTCCCTGTTTTCCACCCCGGCCCGGACAATGATACCCAGCTTGGTCTTGTTCAACACCAACTGGATGCCCGCATACACCGCCAATCCCACGCAGATGGCCACCACGCGGAACTTGTCCACCACGATATCGAGGATATCGAAACTACCCTGAAACGCCAGGGGAACGAAAGCCACCTCGTCATTGGGTCCCCAGAACAAGCGTATGAGTTCCGCCATGATCAAGGACGCGCCCATGGTGATGAGAATCTGCTTCAAGTGATTGCCGTAAACGTGTCGGATGATGGCTCTTTCCAAAATGAAGCCTATTACGGCTCCGGTCACGACGGCTGCCAGCAGGGCCAACAGAATGCCGGCTATGCTTTGCCCTAAAGTCCCGGTATCCACCCAACCCAGCCCGCTCAGGGCCTTGAGCATGGTAAACCCCGCGTAGGCGCCCCATGCGAAAAACGCTCCATGGGCCAGATTGAGCACGTCCATCAGGCCGAAAATCAGCGTGAGCCCGGAAGCCGTCAGGAAAAGCAGCATGCCCATGGCCAGNNNNNNNNNNNNNNNNNNNNNNNNNNNNNAGCATGCCCATGGCCAGACCGGCGATCGTCAGCACAATGTAGGTCGGCGCATCGATCACCAACAGGGGCAGAAACCATATCCCCCCGCCGACAACCCAGCCGGCCCATTTCTTCCAATCCACGTTAGAGGCCGGCGCCACGGTCCCGGTAGCCGTTTCAGTCGTCATATCCGCACCCGTCAGCCGATTCCCAGATATTTCCGCTTAAGTTCCCGATCGTCCACCAACGCTTCCATCGCGCCTTGATGCACCACGCGTCCGTCATCCATTATAAAGGTATCCACACCGACCTTGCTGGCCAGATAGAAGTTCTGTTCCACGAGAATCACCGTGGTCTTGTCTTTGATCCGAATGAGGGACTCGCCCAAATGCTCCACCACGATAGGGGCCAGGCCCTTGGAAGGTTCATCGATGAGCAAAAGCTGGTGGTCGCTGACAAACGCCCTGGCAATGGCCAGCATCTGCTTTTGCCCACCCGAGAGAACCCCCGCTTTGCTTCCCCAGAACTTCTTCAGGTCCGGAAACAGATCGAAAATGGTGTCCATGCGTTCCCAGGACTGGTCCGTTTCATCCAGCATGGCCAGACGAAAATTCTCCTCCACGGTCAAGCTGTACAGCACCGCCTGATCTTCCGGCACGAATCCGATGCCCAGGCGAGCGATTTCATAGGGCTTATTCCCCGTAATCTCGCGACCTCCGAGCATGATGCGGCCCGAACTCGCCGGAGTAAGCCCCATTATAGTGCGAAGCGTCGTGGACTTGCCGGCGCCGTTTCTCCCGAGCAGCACGGTGGGCCTTCCCTGTTTGACTTCAAAAGTGACCCCTTGCAGGATATGATGCTG from Deltaproteobacteria bacterium encodes the following:
- a CDS encoding long-chain fatty acid--CoA ligase, whose product is MIFGDYIGRWGRAFPDKEALVDAINGRRYSYGELAEDVHRMANFLKFELGVGFGDRVASLSYNRVEVITLFFALGRLGGILVPLNFRLAEDEFLYYFEDAVPKALFFDRDHQDVVRALKPKLAVSHYVCYDDDSAAGGSLPVKWTQLSTDPPPDAPIREGDPHLMIYTSGTTGLPKGVILTHGMMMWNAMNTILGWDMRSEDSTILHAGMFYTAGWNVFTLPIFLSRGVNILVKSFDPDLILDLIQNEGVTLFFGVPTMYRMLIDSPKFDAVDFSRVRFMVSGGAPLGRDLFEIFKTRKSIHLWEGYGLTEVGPNNFLANGKPGTVGHPMPFVDVKLIDAQSGEVPTGSDGELLIRGPHVCAGYWNKPKATSESIVDGWFHTGDLAKIDEDGHLSIVGRLKDMIISGGANIYPAEIERIIETHPSVAGAAVIGVPDAKWGEVGKAVVELKPQSRLTLEELAEFLKSRMGKYKIPKYLAVVDRLPRTPVSGKVQKFILKEQHGGADHQ
- a CDS encoding 3-oxoacyl-ACP synthase, which codes for MPNPNASAGILSFAAYVPRAYHDAEYIASRSDTPADIIRGKLGWRQKNVPGPGDGTVAMGLKAARKALYYSGLSPDDIDLVIWSGEEVKEYRNWPVGPKLQKELGINDAWSFDMQQRCGTTMAALKTAREMIRGDGRIVNILIATGYRNSDLIDYANSRVRWMYFLAAGGAACVVQRDCPKNEILEGHFMSDGSFAYDVYVPQGGSVAPLTAEGLQQGQQYLDVMDPVGMKDRLERLSLSNWLLCIDKALAKSGYTRKDVGYLATLLMKRSAHDFLMNELGLEPHQTRYLAEFGHHGQNDQILSLELAVEEGLIQDGDVVLMISAGIGYAWDVLVMRWGQRKH
- a CDS encoding branched-chain amino acid ABC transporter permease; amino-acid sequence: MMTADLTPVQRERVKEHETRYRRPSFLVQLLLLSALLITPFVFPSFRIMDTVAKIVIFAVVVASYDVILGYTGSLSLAHAMFFGIGSYSLALIVYHSGAPHWYHIPLAFVVATAISSVLAVLIAFFSLRVKAIFFAMMTLALSEFAHILAVQWYDFTLAEDGVSFKMPGIFKVDWSAGTFLGAEVNGRLMTYYFILVVSVLLFRGLVQFVESPVGRVLQSVRDNEQRSIALGYKTFRYQILSIILSSSVASMGGVMFAMWLGYVNPESVLATPIMLNILLMVIIGGLGTLYGSVIGSAFIEITQTYLPELQKIAKAVFPQVEMIHRLAERWVLYFGILFVLVVFFFPRGILGTAREMLARRRAL
- a CDS encoding ABC transporter ATP-binding protein, which gives rise to MAETILSLQDVHTHIGQHHILQGVTFEVKQGRPTVLLGRNGAGKSTTLRTIMGLTPASSGRIMLGGREITGNKPYEIARLGIGFVPEDQAVLYSLTVEENFRLAMLDETDQSWERMDTIFDLFPDLKKFWGSKAGVLSGGQKQMLAIARAFVSDHQLLLIDEPSKGLAPIVVEHLGESLIRIKDKTTVILVEQNFYLASKVGVDTFIMDDGRVVHQGAMEALVDDRELKRKYLGIG